AAATATTGAATTTTCCTTCTGAAACAACTTCTCCAAATGTCTCTGTAATTTTTGTCGGGGTTCCAACTAGTGCATAATTGTCAGCGTAAGCTTTGAAATTATACAAAGGAACAAACTTCAAGTTTTCAGCAGAAAAGCTTGTAATATCATTGGGAGTATATTTTGTGGGTTTTTCTTTTTCATCTGATCTGAAATGTAATTTATCATTTTGGCTGGGATACCATTTTATTTGTCCATTCAGTTGAGATAAATCTTTAAGAATTACTTTACCGTTAACAAATTCTGTGGCAAATGGATAGTTTTGTCCGTAAGAGAAAAGCGCAGACAGAAGTAAGCCTAAACTTAAAATATATTTCATGATTTTAATGTTTTGAAAAATTTTAGAGTCAAAAATAAGAAAATAATTCTTTTATTGAGTGAATTAGTACTTGTCAATAAGAAATATTCCTGTCAAAATTCAAGATTATATTTTTTATAAACAAAAAAAATCTGCTTCCTATTTCGAAACAGATTTTATATTTTGATTTTTGATAACTTTTAGTTATTCGTCACCGTAAGTTTCACCTCAATATTATTTCTTGTGGCATTAGAATAAGGACAAATCTGATGCGCTTTTTCAGTCAATTCATGAGCTTCTTCAATAGAAACTTCAGGAATATTAACTTCTAATTCTACCGCTAATCCAAATCCGCCATTTTCAATCTGACCAATACTTACATCAGCTGTTACCGTAGTTTCGCCGGTTTTTATTTTAGATTTATTGATTACTAAATTTAAAGCACTGTCGAAGCATGCAGAATATCCGGCTGCGAAAAGCATTTCAGGGTTTGTGAAGTCGTCATTGGCCCCGCCTAAAGCTTTTGGCATTCTTACCTCAAGATCAAGAATTCCGTTTTCGCTTTTTACTTGTCCGTTTCTTCCGCCTTTTGCGGTCACTTTTGTGGTGTATAATGTTTTCATTGATTGTCTATTTTGTTTAATATTTTTTTTACGCTGTTGCTGAGTTCCGCCCAATCTTCTTTAGAAACTCCAACTTTTTGATGCATTTTAGCAGGAATTTCACAAGCTTTTTGCTGCAACGCTTTTCCGGATTCTGAAATAAAAACCTGAACAACTCTTTCATCTTCTTTCTTCCGCTTTCTCATGATAAATCCTTTTGCTTCCAGCCTTTTCAAAAGAGGAGTTAGAGTTCCGCTGTCTAAATAAAGCTTTTCACCAATATTGTTTACAGCAAGACCATCATTTTCCCACAAAGTCATCATCACAAGATATTGTGGATAGGTAATATCCAGCTCATCAAGAAGAGGACGATAAAGACCTGTAATCTGTTTTGCGATCACGTATAGCGGAAAGCAAATTTGATTTTCTAATTTTAAAGATTCTGAATTTTCCATAAGTGCGAAAGTGAAGTTGACGAATTGTTATTTTTTGATGATAAATTCCTCCATAGGAATTCTGACTTTTTTCATCGAAGCCATCCAGTCATTATCCTGGTCTCTGTAACCAAGATACAGCAAACTTACACTTTTCAAACCTAATTCTTTAAGCCCTAAAATTTCATCTACAACTTCATTGCTAAAACCTTCCGCAGGAGTAGAATCTATTTTCAGCTCTGCAGCTTGTGCCATCGCTAAACCTAATGCAATATAAGTTTGGCGCGCCGTATGTGCAAAATGTTGTTCCGGAGTTTGTGCGTTGTACATGTCTTTTATCTTATCGGTATAACTTCCAAAGCGACCTCTCGGCAAATCTCTTTCATCTGTAGTATAATCATATACTTTATCGATTTTTTCGTTAGAATAGCTATCCCAAGCTGCAAAAACCAATACATGAGAAGAATCTCTCATCACTTCCGGATTAAGCGCTCCTTCTACCATTTTATTTTTTAAATCCTGATTTTCTACAACGATTACTCTGAAAGGCTGTAACCCTGAAGAAGTAGGCGCTAATCTTGCTGCTTCTAAAATTTTATTTAAATCTTCCTGAGAAACTTTTTTTTCCGGATTGTAAGCTTTTACTGCGTGTCTCCAGTTTAAATTTTCTATTAATGACATTTTTTTTGTTTTAAAATTATAGGACAAAGGTATGGTAAAATTAAATTGCACACAATTTAATTTTGAGAAATATATTTTAGATGAAATCTATTAACCAAATCTTAATCCCTACTTAAATCTGTTTTTAATCTATCAATAACCATTAATATGATTTTTTTAACCTTTTTGAATTTCGGTATTTCTTAAAAAAACACGACATTTGTAGACGCAAAATTCAGAGGTGTTTCATGGTTGTTAAAAATGATGAATGCAAAACCTGAAGATTAAATATTTAAAATTCTACTAATGAAAATATCAAGCAACTGGCTGAAAGACTACATCAAAACAGAACTGAAAACCGAAAGAATCGGTGAATTTCTTACCGATATTGGTCTTGAAGTGGAGGGAATCGATAAGTTTGAAAGTGTAAAGGGAAGTCTTGAAGGCATCGTTGTAGGAAAAGTTTTGACTTGTGAAAAACATCCGAATGCAGATAAATTAAACAAAACCACAGTAGATGTAGGAAACGGAAAAGTTTTAAATATCGTTTGTGGGGCTCCGAATGTTGCAGAAGGACAAACTGTTCCTGTTGCAGTAGTGGGAACTAAAATTTATGCTAAAGACGGAAGCTTTTTCGAAATTAAAGAAGCAAAGATCAGAGGTGAGGTTTCTCAAGGAATGATCTGCGCAGAAGACGAATTAGGTTTGAGCGACGATCACGGCGGAATTATGGTTTTAGACGAAATCAAATATGAAGTAGGAAAAAACTTTGCCGATTATTTCGAATTAACGAATGACGAAGTTCTTGAAATTGGTTTAACGCCAAACAGAACCGATGCAATGTCGCATTATGGGGTTGCAAGAGATTTACATGCATTCCTTTCAACAAACCAGCAAAAATCTGAGTTTGAAAAAGTATCTTCTGTTGCCTTAAATAATGAAGGTTCGCACAACTTTACACTTGAAGTTGAAGATACTGAATTAACACCAAGATACATCGGTGCAGTAATCGAAAACGTAAAAGTTGCAGATTCTCCGGCTTGGTTAAAAGACAGATTAAAAGCTATCGGTTTAAGCCCAATTAACAATATTGTAGATATTACCAATTATATTCTTCACGGTTTCGGTCAGCCGCTTCACGCTTTCGATGCAGACAAAATTGCAGACAAAAAAGTGAAAGTAGGAACTGTTGCAGAAGGAACAAAATTTACGACTTTGGATGGTGTTGAAAGAACATTAAACGGTTCTGAAATCATCATTAAAGACGGACAAGATAATCCGATGTGTATTGCCGGAGTTTTCGGTGGTGCCAATTCCGGAGCTTCTAGCGAGACAAAAACTATTTTCCTGGAAAGTGCTTATTTCAATCCGGTTGCGGTAAGAAAAGGAGCTAAATTCCATGGCTTGAATACTGATGCTTCTTTCAGATTTGAAAGAGGAGTGGATCCTAATATTACAAGAACTGCGATTACTCATGCCATCAAATTGATTGAAGAATTAGCTGAAGGAAAGTTGACAGGAGAGTTATTGGAAGAATATCCTAAGAAAATTGAGGATAATTATATCATCATCAGATTTTCAAAAATCGAACAGATTTTAGGAACAAAAATTCACAGAGAAAAAGTAAAAGAAATTTTAAAGGCGCTGGAAATTCAGGTTTTAAATGATATCCAAAATGGTTTTGAAATCTCTGTTCCTGCTTACAGAGCAGATGTAACAAGAGAAATCGATGTTATCGAAGAGATTTTAAGAATCTACGGGTACAACAAGATCGACGCTCCGCAAAAAATTTCATTTACTCCTGTAAAATTAAGTGCAAACGATCAGGATGAATTGGAAAATTCTTGGGCAAGAACTTTACAGAGTTTAGGTTTCAACGAAGTAATGAACAATTCATTAACTTCTGTAAAAGATGAAACTGATGCTGTGAAATTATTAAACCCTTTAAGCGGAGATTTGGCATTTATGAGGAAGTCTTTATTGGAAGGACTTTTGCAGAATGCGGTTTACAATATCAACAGAAAAAATCAGGATATCAAATTTTTCGAATTCGGAAAAATCTACCACAAAAGAGAGAAGTACGAAGAAAGAAAACAGTTGGCTATTTTGGTTTCAGGAAGAAATGTTGCTGAAAACTGGTTACAGCCAAAATCTGCTACAGATTTCTACAACCTGAAAGCTTATGTGAAAGTTTTGCTTGAAAGATTAGCGATCGATTATAAAGAAATTGCTTTGTCTGACGAAAGATTTTCAGATGCAATTGAATACAAATCTGAAGATAAAACTTTGGTGAGAATCGGAAAAGTAGCGCCTCAAATGCTGAAAGATTTTGATGTAGACCAAGAATGTTTCTATGCAGAAATCGAGCTTGAATTTGCTCAGGAATTACGTTCTAAAAACGAATTGAAGTTTAAAGATATTCCTAAATTTAATAAAATCAGAAGAGATTTAGCTTTATTGATTGACAAGAATATTTCTTATCAGGAATTGTATCAAACGGCTAAAAAGAATAAATCTCCATTCATTAAAAACATTAATCTTTTTGATGTTTATGAAGGGAAAAATCTTCCTGAAGGTAAGAAATCTTACGCAATGAGTTTTGAATTGTTAAACGAAGAAAAAACTCTGGAAGAAAAAGAAATTTCTCACGTAATGGATTCTTTAATTAAATCTTTCCAAAAAGAATTTAATGCTGAGTTGAGATCATAAAAGAAAATATTATATATTGGAAGCGGACATTTGTCCGCTTTTTTTGTTTTAAAAATAATACGACATTAATATGAAATCATTTATAGCTCTTGTTTTTCTGCTTGTTTACACTTCTTTTCATTGTCAAAATAATGAATTGACCAATAAGAAATTAATCAGCTATTATGAAGCCGTAAATTCGGCAGAAGATAAGATTGCGACTAATGAGTTAGACAGTGCAGATTTTTATTATCAGAAGACGTTTAAAACTTTTAAAGAACCTCATGCGAATGATTTGTATAATCATATGAAAGTTCTTCTG
Above is a window of Chryseobacterium scophthalmum DNA encoding:
- the pheT gene encoding phenylalanine--tRNA ligase subunit beta gives rise to the protein MKISSNWLKDYIKTELKTERIGEFLTDIGLEVEGIDKFESVKGSLEGIVVGKVLTCEKHPNADKLNKTTVDVGNGKVLNIVCGAPNVAEGQTVPVAVVGTKIYAKDGSFFEIKEAKIRGEVSQGMICAEDELGLSDDHGGIMVLDEIKYEVGKNFADYFELTNDEVLEIGLTPNRTDAMSHYGVARDLHAFLSTNQQKSEFEKVSSVALNNEGSHNFTLEVEDTELTPRYIGAVIENVKVADSPAWLKDRLKAIGLSPINNIVDITNYILHGFGQPLHAFDADKIADKKVKVGTVAEGTKFTTLDGVERTLNGSEIIIKDGQDNPMCIAGVFGGANSGASSETKTIFLESAYFNPVAVRKGAKFHGLNTDASFRFERGVDPNITRTAITHAIKLIEELAEGKLTGELLEEYPKKIEDNYIIIRFSKIEQILGTKIHREKVKEILKALEIQVLNDIQNGFEISVPAYRADVTREIDVIEEILRIYGYNKIDAPQKISFTPVKLSANDQDELENSWARTLQSLGFNEVMNNSLTSVKDETDAVKLLNPLSGDLAFMRKSLLEGLLQNAVYNINRKNQDIKFFEFGKIYHKREKYEERKQLAILVSGRNVAENWLQPKSATDFYNLKAYVKVLLERLAIDYKEIALSDERFSDAIEYKSEDKTLVRIGKVAPQMLKDFDVDQECFYAEIELEFAQELRSKNELKFKDIPKFNKIRRDLALLIDKNISYQELYQTAKKNKSPFIKNINLFDVYEGKNLPEGKKSYAMSFELLNEEKTLEEKEISHVMDSLIKSFQKEFNAELRS
- a CDS encoding NAD(P)H-dependent oxidoreductase; the protein is MSLIENLNWRHAVKAYNPEKKVSQEDLNKILEAARLAPTSSGLQPFRVIVVENQDLKNKMVEGALNPEVMRDSSHVLVFAAWDSYSNEKIDKVYDYTTDERDLPRGRFGSYTDKIKDMYNAQTPEQHFAHTARQTYIALGLAMAQAAELKIDSTPAEGFSNEVVDEILGLKELGLKSVSLLYLGYRDQDNDWMASMKKVRIPMEEFIIKK
- a CDS encoding organic hydroperoxide resistance protein, with amino-acid sequence MKTLYTTKVTAKGGRNGQVKSENGILDLEVRMPKALGGANDDFTNPEMLFAAGYSACFDSALNLVINKSKIKTGETTVTADVSIGQIENGGFGLAVELEVNIPEVSIEEAHELTEKAHQICPYSNATRNNIEVKLTVTNN
- a CDS encoding MarR family winged helix-turn-helix transcriptional regulator — encoded protein: MENSESLKLENQICFPLYVIAKQITGLYRPLLDELDITYPQYLVMMTLWENDGLAVNNIGEKLYLDSGTLTPLLKRLEAKGFIMRKRKKEDERVVQVFISESGKALQQKACEIPAKMHQKVGVSKEDWAELSNSVKKILNKIDNQ